A DNA window from Candidatus Saccharibacteria bacterium oral taxon 955 contains the following coding sequences:
- the rpsP gene encoding 30S ribosomal protein S16, which produces MLAIRLQRLGRKAYPVYRLAVQEASRHPSSGRVVMYVGNYNPHTKESNINVEMAQKYLDNGAQPTPRVAKLLKEAGVKLPKWVKEFKGGKTKTVRNAEKLRKNQPKEEVPAETDSTTEE; this is translated from the coding sequence ATGCTCGCAATTCGTTTGCAGCGCCTCGGTCGCAAGGCATACCCAGTTTATCGGTTGGCAGTTCAAGAGGCGAGCCGTCACCCATCTAGCGGTCGTGTCGTCATGTATGTTGGTAACTACAACCCGCATACCAAGGAGTCAAATATAAATGTTGAAATGGCTCAAAAATACCTCGATAACGGCGCTCAGCCAACTCCACGTGTTGCTAAGCTTCTAAAAGAAGCCGGTGTGAAGCTGCCAAAGTGGGTCAAGGAGTTTAAGGGTGGCAAGACTAAGACAGTTCGAAATGCCGAAAAACTTCGCAAGAACCAGCCAAAAGAAGAAGTTCCAGCTGAGACTGATTCAACAACCGAAGAGTAA
- the rnc gene encoding ribonuclease III → MSGMPIGPYVEFAKQKLGFEYNDIQLLITALTHRSYVNEHKKSVSEHNERLEFLGDAVLELVVTDYLYSNFSEPEGVLTSWRAALVRTESIGAAGQKLGYEPLVRMSKGEKNGSERARLQILANAFEATIGSIYLDQGYDEASRFIHEHILSKLEGILAEGSWRDPKSHLQEVSQQLDGATPVYKVLSEEGPDHDKVFTLGAYVNGALMGKGIGPSKQSAQQQAARAALEEYKKRQ, encoded by the coding sequence ATGAGTGGTATGCCAATTGGCCCATACGTTGAGTTTGCAAAGCAGAAATTAGGATTTGAATACAATGATATTCAGCTCCTGATTACTGCTTTGACCCACAGAAGCTACGTAAATGAGCATAAAAAATCAGTGTCTGAACACAATGAACGACTTGAGTTTCTTGGTGACGCGGTACTGGAGTTGGTCGTAACGGACTACCTATACAGTAATTTTTCAGAGCCAGAAGGTGTGTTGACGAGCTGGCGTGCAGCTTTGGTTCGAACTGAGAGTATCGGTGCAGCTGGGCAAAAGCTTGGCTACGAGCCGTTAGTTCGTATGAGTAAGGGAGAAAAAAATGGCTCGGAGCGGGCGCGCTTGCAGATATTGGCTAATGCTTTTGAGGCGACGATAGGTTCAATTTACCTAGACCAAGGTTACGATGAGGCTAGTAGATTCATACATGAGCATATTCTATCTAAGCTTGAGGGAATTTTGGCGGAGGGGTCATGGCGAGACCCAAAGAGCCATCTTCAGGAAGTTTCTCAGCAATTGGATGGTGCAACGCCAGTCTACAAAGTACTCTCAGAAGAGGGTCCTGACCACGACAAGGTGTTTACGCTTGGTGCGTATGTCAATGGTGCGCTTATGGGTAAGGGGATTGGCCCAAGTAAGCAGTCTGCTCAGCAACAGGCGGCTCGAGCAGCTCTTGAAGAGTACAAGAAGCGGCAATAG
- a CDS encoding NUDIX domain-containing protein, whose translation MPKPSKQRLDRTKKHLSHAKASIQEIVREPTSGGIVFRHTKNNDLEILLIQDAKDRWTIPKGHIEEGETAVQTARREIGEEAGLYDVDMLGWLGKIHFRYRRIDRLVLMTTQIYLVRVRTDGNEIKKEEWMNGIKWFPFNRALDLIEYEDIAKLMLKAKTRIREEKL comes from the coding sequence ATGCCAAAACCAAGCAAGCAAAGGCTTGATCGTACTAAGAAGCATCTTTCGCATGCGAAAGCGTCGATTCAAGAAATTGTACGTGAGCCGACAAGTGGCGGAATCGTTTTTCGTCATACAAAAAATAACGATTTAGAGATACTGCTGATTCAAGATGCTAAAGACCGATGGACTATTCCAAAAGGTCATATAGAGGAAGGTGAAACGGCGGTACAGACGGCGCGTCGCGAAATTGGTGAGGAGGCGGGGCTTTATGATGTTGATATGCTTGGGTGGCTAGGCAAGATTCATTTTCGTTATCGCCGTATTGATCGGCTAGTTCTGATGACAACGCAAATTTATCTGGTGCGTGTTCGCACAGATGGCAATGAGATCAAAAAGGAAGAATGGATGAATGGCATCAAGTGGTTTCCGTTTAATAGGGCGCTTGATCTGATCGAATATGAGGATATTGCTAAGTTGATGCTAAAGGCAAAGACGCGTATCCGGGAAGAAAAGCTATAA
- the nusB gene encoding transcription antitermination factor NusB: protein MASNRHLGRIVALQTLYEYEFRTQSEDPNVNLDEILGRNLERYESAIDDTDFVKRLVAGVLASIADLDAKIRPIAPEWPIEQIARVDRTVLRIGLYELLYCADSVPPKVAINEAVELAKAFGSDNSSKFINGVLGTAFRTLVEGASADAKTKQAKA from the coding sequence ATGGCATCAAACCGACATCTCGGCCGAATTGTAGCACTTCAGACGCTTTATGAGTATGAGTTTCGTACGCAGTCTGAGGATCCAAATGTCAACCTTGACGAAATCCTCGGTCGTAATCTCGAACGATACGAATCGGCGATTGATGATACTGATTTTGTGAAGCGATTGGTCGCGGGTGTCTTAGCATCGATTGCTGACCTTGACGCAAAGATTCGACCAATCGCACCTGAGTGGCCGATTGAGCAGATCGCCCGGGTCGATCGCACAGTACTTCGTATAGGTTTATATGAGCTTTTGTATTGTGCTGATAGCGTACCGCCAAAGGTAGCGATTAACGAGGCGGTTGAACTTGCCAAAGCATTTGGTTCTGATAACTCAAGCAAGTTTATCAACGGAGTACTTGGTACTGCGTTTAGAACGCTTGTAGAGGGAGCTTCAGCCGATGCCAAAACCAAGCAAGCAAAGGCTTGA
- a CDS encoding leucine--tRNA ligase — protein sequence MKRYNPSDIEPKWQQIWSSDKRYIAPDESDKPKYYVTGMFPYPSGAGMHTGHFFEHSIVDAVARFRRALGYNVMYPMGFDNFGLPAENYAIKTGRTPQDTTAENIASFTNQLRRVGASIDWSREVRTSDPEYYRWTQWIFTKLFERGLAYQKEANQWWCPKDKTVLANEQVINGRCWRCEELVVKKPMKQWFFKITDYADPLLAELSALDWPDKIKTAQENWIGRSEGAEVEFVVEGEGQKILTVFTTRPDTLFGATFLVLAPEHPLVSELINDDTREAVESYISESIKKSEIERSSEGKDKTGVFTGGYAINPANGEKVPVWVADYVLWGYGTGAIMAVPAHDERDFAFAEKFGLPIIEVVERPEDTSEQCYHGEGILVNSAQFDGMPSSEAREQIVSWLEQQGSGRSKVTYKMRDWLISRQRYWGAPIPIIHCDKHGAVAVPESDLPVILPDVVDFAPRGDGKSVLGAQEKWVNTTCPTCGGPARRETDTMDGYACSSWYLLRYTDPHNDKEAWDPKLANYWAPLDMYVGGDHAVAHLLYVRFWTHVFYELGLTDFKEPVKKLVYHGLIQAEDGRKMSKSLGNVVDPLEVIDAGYGADALRTFELFLGPINENSSWNSRGIAGVYRFLNRTWTLTQEYIDSKQSLSNKKIDTAQLNSITHETIKKVTDDISRLSFNTAIASMMEMVNSLYKLKLQGIDEEWGFAIEALIQLVQPFAPHMAAELWQQLGHDTQIDSQPWPVWDEAKIVRDTMTIIVQVNGKLRAKLEVASGESEVAIKELALQDENVQKFVSGEPKKVIYIKNKLLSIVV from the coding sequence ATGAAACGTTACAACCCAAGCGATATAGAACCAAAGTGGCAACAGATCTGGTCTAGCGACAAGAGGTATATTGCTCCAGACGAGAGTGATAAGCCGAAGTATTACGTGACGGGCATGTTCCCGTATCCTAGTGGTGCTGGTATGCACACAGGGCATTTTTTTGAGCATTCGATTGTTGATGCGGTCGCGCGATTTCGTAGGGCGCTTGGCTACAATGTCATGTACCCAATGGGGTTTGATAACTTTGGGTTGCCTGCGGAGAATTATGCGATCAAAACTGGTCGGACGCCACAGGACACCACGGCAGAAAATATTGCAAGCTTCACTAATCAGCTACGTCGGGTCGGGGCGAGTATCGACTGGAGTCGAGAGGTGCGAACGAGTGACCCTGAGTACTATAGGTGGACTCAGTGGATTTTTACAAAATTATTCGAACGAGGCCTGGCCTACCAAAAAGAAGCTAATCAGTGGTGGTGTCCAAAGGACAAGACGGTCCTTGCCAATGAGCAGGTGATCAATGGTCGCTGTTGGCGCTGTGAAGAGTTGGTTGTAAAAAAACCGATGAAACAGTGGTTTTTCAAGATTACTGATTACGCTGATCCTTTACTCGCTGAACTTTCTGCACTTGACTGGCCAGATAAAATCAAGACTGCGCAGGAAAATTGGATTGGCCGCAGTGAGGGGGCGGAAGTCGAGTTTGTAGTCGAAGGTGAAGGTCAGAAAATTTTGACTGTATTTACGACTCGACCAGATACACTGTTTGGCGCGACGTTTCTCGTCCTGGCACCAGAACATCCGTTAGTTAGCGAGCTTATAAACGATGATACGCGAGAGGCTGTCGAAAGCTATATAAGTGAATCTATCAAGAAATCAGAGATCGAACGCTCAAGCGAGGGCAAGGATAAAACGGGTGTATTTACGGGTGGATACGCTATCAATCCGGCAAATGGTGAGAAGGTGCCAGTTTGGGTTGCTGATTATGTTTTGTGGGGTTACGGGACGGGTGCAATTATGGCCGTGCCGGCACACGACGAGCGTGACTTTGCATTTGCTGAGAAGTTTGGTTTACCAATCATTGAAGTGGTTGAACGACCTGAGGATACGAGCGAGCAATGCTATCACGGTGAGGGTATTCTGGTAAATAGCGCCCAGTTTGACGGTATGCCATCGAGCGAGGCGCGTGAGCAGATTGTCTCTTGGCTCGAGCAGCAGGGGAGTGGGCGAAGCAAGGTCACCTATAAAATGCGCGACTGGCTTATCAGTCGTCAGCGATATTGGGGGGCGCCAATCCCGATTATCCATTGTGATAAGCATGGCGCAGTTGCCGTACCTGAGTCGGATCTGCCAGTGATTTTGCCAGACGTGGTTGATTTTGCACCACGTGGTGACGGTAAATCGGTACTTGGCGCTCAGGAAAAATGGGTAAATACGACTTGTCCGACTTGCGGTGGGCCAGCTCGGCGTGAAACAGATACGATGGATGGTTATGCCTGTAGTAGCTGGTATTTGCTTCGTTATACCGATCCACACAATGACAAGGAGGCGTGGGATCCGAAGCTGGCTAATTATTGGGCACCTCTTGATATGTATGTTGGTGGTGATCACGCGGTGGCTCATCTATTGTATGTGCGTTTTTGGACGCATGTGTTTTATGAACTCGGCCTCACAGACTTCAAGGAGCCGGTCAAGAAGTTGGTCTACCATGGCCTGATCCAGGCTGAAGATGGTAGAAAGATGAGCAAGAGCCTGGGTAACGTCGTTGATCCGCTAGAAGTTATCGATGCAGGATACGGTGCCGATGCGCTACGGACTTTCGAACTATTCCTCGGTCCGATAAACGAGAACTCTAGTTGGAATAGCCGTGGTATCGCTGGAGTTTATCGATTCTTGAACCGCACCTGGACACTGACACAGGAATATATTGATTCTAAGCAATCCCTGTCCAATAAAAAAATCGATACAGCTCAATTAAATAGTATTACTCACGAAACTATAAAAAAAGTCACCGATGATATTAGTCGTTTAAGCTTCAATACGGCGATTGCCTCGATGATGGAAATGGTCAATAGCCTATATAAACTCAAACTCCAAGGAATAGATGAGGAGTGGGGTTTTGCAATTGAAGCATTGATCCAGCTTGTCCAGCCGTTTGCGCCACATATGGCGGCGGAATTATGGCAACAGCTCGGACATGACACACAGATTGATAGTCAGCCGTGGCCGGTTTGGGACGAGGCGAAGATTGTTCGAGACACAATGACAATCATCGTTCAGGTAAACGGCAAGCTTCGAGCCAAGCTAGAGGTAGCGAGTGGTGAATCTGAGGTGGCCATCAAAGAGCTGGCTCTGCAGGACGAAAATGTACAGAAATTTGTCTCAGGTGAGCCAAAAAAGGTAATCTACATCAAAAATAAACTCCTCAGTATTGTCGTATAG
- a CDS encoding HD domain-containing protein, with translation MVCPLHDHLRDYPKANNSSGPTRDMYNVMAKNHEGQKRKLTGEWYIAHTIGVEEIVHSVTEDPAVRMAALGHDLVEDTGITIEKIADKFGDRVAAIIWGVTKDDSITGSRERKEAYLDRLEYEAEDGSVIVALADKIYNIADTIENYFLHGPGMWNNFKSGPDQQLWWYRSVLEIGQKRLPDCELNEYLSELIDLFETEVIGRRDGVESVSDVTE, from the coding sequence ATGGTTTGTCCACTACATGACCACCTCCGAGATTACCCAAAAGCTAATAACTCCTCGGGGCCAACCCGAGATATGTACAACGTCATGGCAAAGAACCACGAAGGCCAGAAGCGTAAGCTAACTGGTGAGTGGTACATTGCACATACGATTGGTGTTGAAGAGATTGTACACTCAGTAACTGAAGACCCAGCGGTGCGGATGGCGGCTCTTGGTCATGACTTAGTCGAAGATACTGGTATTACCATAGAAAAAATAGCGGATAAGTTTGGCGATCGGGTGGCGGCTATTATATGGGGGGTGACCAAGGATGATTCGATTACCGGATCGCGAGAGCGAAAAGAGGCGTACCTTGATAGGCTAGAGTATGAAGCTGAGGACGGATCGGTTATCGTCGCGCTTGCTGACAAGATCTACAATATTGCCGATACGATAGAGAACTATTTTCTACACGGTCCTGGGATGTGGAATAATTTCAAGTCTGGGCCTGATCAGCAGCTATGGTGGTATCGATCAGTATTAGAAATCGGACAAAAACGTCTGCCAGACTGCGAGCTTAATGAGTATTTAAGTGAGCTGATCGACTTATTTGAAACAGAAGTAATCGGTAGGCGAGACGGAGTAGAGAGCGTCTCTGATGTTACAGAGTAG
- a CDS encoding ATP-binding cassette domain-containing protein, protein MISVKNLKKSFGDTVVLRDIDAEIHEGEVVVVVGSSGSGKSTFLRCLNLLEEPTAGRIIVDGQELTSGKIDLNHLRQTVGMVFQSFNLFPHMSVIDNIKLAPKKLRKLSDRAATRLAKKLLEDVGLADRADAFPSQLSGGQKQRVAIARALAMEPKIMLFDEPTSALDPEMIDEVLDVIRQVADRGMTMVVVTHEMRFAREVGTRMLFLDKGRIIEDGTPEHVMTHPKTERAKQFFD, encoded by the coding sequence ATGATCAGCGTCAAAAACCTGAAAAAGAGTTTTGGCGATACTGTAGTGCTGCGTGATATTGATGCAGAAATTCATGAGGGCGAGGTTGTTGTTGTGGTAGGCTCAAGTGGCTCGGGTAAGTCGACGTTTTTGCGCTGTTTGAACTTGCTGGAGGAGCCGACGGCTGGACGTATCATTGTTGATGGCCAAGAATTAACATCAGGAAAAATAGACCTCAACCACCTCAGACAAACGGTTGGCATGGTGTTCCAATCGTTTAATTTATTTCCACATATGAGCGTTATCGATAACATTAAGTTGGCGCCCAAAAAATTACGTAAACTTAGCGATCGTGCTGCCACTAGATTAGCTAAAAAACTACTCGAAGACGTCGGTCTGGCTGATCGTGCAGATGCTTTTCCGTCTCAGCTTTCTGGTGGTCAGAAACAACGTGTCGCTATTGCCCGAGCACTGGCGATGGAGCCGAAAATCATGTTGTTTGACGAGCCGACTAGTGCGCTTGACCCAGAAATGATTGATGAAGTGCTGGATGTAATTCGTCAGGTGGCGGATCGAGGTATGACGATGGTTGTGGTTACTCACGAAATGAGGTTTGCCCGAGAAGTAGGGACGCGCATGCTATTCCTCGACAAGGGTCGTATCATCGAGGACGGCACGCCAGAGCATGTGATGACTCATCCAAAAACCGAACGGGCTAAGCAGTTCTTTGATTAA
- a CDS encoding ABC transporter permease subunit (The N-terminal region of this protein, as described by TIGR01726, is a three transmembrane segment that identifies a subfamily of ABC transporter permease subunits, which specificities that include histidine, arginine, glutamine, glutamate, L-cystine (sic), the opines (in Agrobacterium) octopine and nopaline, etc.), with product MNFFEVILGDGRWLYLWHGLEVTLVLTVLSLLIGVMIGLVLALMRTSSIQPFKSFKGTKFHRLHSWNPLAWLGKIYVDIIRGTPLLVQLLIMYYVVFGSYQFMPKILVAAIAFGINAGAYICEIIRGGIESIDKGQMEAARSLGLSRWQAMRLVILPQAFKHSLPALISEFIALLKETSVVGWIGLNDIMRGADNIRFQTATAFQSLFAAALMYLVLTAVFTRVMARVERKLRDSDG from the coding sequence ATGAACTTCTTTGAAGTAATCTTGGGTGATGGGCGATGGCTGTATCTCTGGCACGGGTTAGAAGTGACGCTGGTTCTGACGGTCTTGTCGTTGTTGATTGGCGTGATGATTGGGCTGGTGCTTGCGTTGATGCGTACATCATCTATTCAGCCGTTTAAGAGTTTCAAGGGTACCAAATTTCATCGTCTACACTCCTGGAATCCACTGGCTTGGTTGGGTAAAATCTACGTTGATATTATCCGCGGTACGCCACTGCTGGTTCAGTTACTCATCATGTATTATGTTGTGTTTGGCTCGTATCAATTTATGCCAAAGATTTTGGTGGCAGCGATTGCGTTTGGAATCAACGCTGGGGCGTATATTTGTGAGATTATTCGCGGCGGTATCGAGAGTATTGATAAGGGCCAGATGGAGGCGGCTCGTTCGCTAGGACTTAGTCGTTGGCAGGCGATGCGCTTGGTGATTTTGCCGCAAGCGTTTAAGCATTCTCTGCCAGCGCTGATTAGTGAGTTTATCGCCCTATTAAAAGAGACTTCGGTAGTTGGGTGGATCGGACTGAACGATATTATGCGTGGAGCCGACAACATTCGTTTTCAGACGGCTACTGCCTTTCAGTCGTTGTTTGCGGCAGCGTTGATGTATCTGGTTTTGACCGCTGTTTTCACTCGGGTGATGGCGCGTGTAGAGAGAAAGTTGAGGGATAGTGATGGATAG
- a CDS encoding transporter substrate-binding domain-containing protein — MSSEKRRAFGFSWWIGIGLFVALVGWMFVDIMQREGGFGRDVDVLVMGTNAGFKPFEYKQGDEIVGFDVDLAREIARSMNKELKIEDMAFDGLLPALDSGQVDIVVAGMSVTPDRAKNALFSDSYYVAAQRMIVKKGSLIHNKYQLEGKKIGVQLGTTGDTLASSIRGAKIAQFPTAPSVLTELNTGGVDVAILDDAPATQYLAGFSDLEILPGELSNENYAIAIKKNNVDLLGKVNRTITAMKQDGRYDNLISKHFGEAALESMKKQRTRE; from the coding sequence ATGAGCAGCGAAAAACGACGCGCATTCGGGTTCAGCTGGTGGATAGGAATCGGTCTGTTTGTAGCGCTAGTCGGCTGGATGTTTGTCGATATCATGCAACGTGAGGGTGGTTTTGGCCGAGATGTCGACGTATTGGTGATGGGTACAAATGCCGGTTTTAAGCCATTTGAGTACAAGCAGGGCGACGAGATCGTCGGGTTTGACGTGGATCTAGCTCGCGAGATTGCTCGTAGTATGAACAAAGAGCTAAAGATAGAGGATATGGCATTTGATGGGCTGTTGCCAGCGCTTGATTCGGGTCAGGTTGATATCGTTGTAGCGGGTATGTCGGTGACGCCGGATCGCGCCAAGAATGCGCTATTCTCCGACTCGTATTACGTGGCGGCGCAGCGGATGATCGTCAAGAAAGGGAGTCTGATTCATAACAAATACCAGCTAGAAGGCAAGAAAATCGGTGTACAGCTGGGCACGACGGGTGACACGTTGGCCTCAAGTATCCGTGGTGCAAAAATTGCTCAATTTCCAACTGCACCAAGTGTGTTGACGGAGTTAAATACTGGTGGAGTTGACGTAGCGATTCTAGATGACGCACCAGCTACACAATATCTAGCAGGTTTTTCGGATTTGGAAATATTGCCGGGCGAGCTTTCTAACGAAAATTACGCGATTGCTATAAAAAAGAATAATGTCGATCTTTTGGGCAAGGTTAACCGTACTATAACTGCCATGAAGCAAGATGGTCGTTATGACAACTTGATCAGTAAGCACTTTGGTGAAGCGGCGCTTGAATCTATGAAGAAACAGAGGACTAGAGAATGA
- a CDS encoding LD-carboxypeptidase produces MDAYITLPKLQKGDKVAVLSPSNGLPELFPWVQDLGLGRLRTVFSLEPVEYPTTRRMGSSLQDRASDIMAAFGDPSIKAIIASVGGEDQIKLLKLLDPEIIKSNPKPFFGFSDNTHLHLYLSNLGIPSYYGGCIMTQFAMQQNMMDLTVESLNKALFDGGTLETSGSATYNDIGLDWADKSSLNKQRPMEQNDGLIWSGEQEVSGLLWGGCIESMVAQCSAEKYLPSAEDMAGKILFLESAESIPPHWIVRYLLVGLGERGWFNQLSGVMIGRPKAWDFTQQNTVEQKANYRKDQRETVVSVIREYNETIPIVQNVDFGHTDPQIILPIGRKATLSPERKMILLDYS; encoded by the coding sequence ATGGATGCTTACATTACGTTGCCAAAACTTCAAAAAGGCGACAAAGTCGCAGTCCTTTCACCCTCAAATGGGTTGCCAGAGCTCTTTCCGTGGGTACAAGACCTTGGGCTAGGTCGTTTGCGTACAGTCTTTTCGCTAGAGCCTGTGGAGTACCCGACAACTCGGCGCATGGGTTCGTCACTACAGGACAGGGCTAGTGATATAATGGCCGCGTTCGGTGATCCTAGTATCAAAGCCATTATTGCTTCGGTTGGTGGAGAAGACCAGATAAAGTTACTCAAATTACTCGACCCAGAAATTATCAAATCAAATCCGAAGCCATTTTTTGGTTTTAGCGACAACACTCATTTGCATTTGTACTTATCAAATCTTGGAATACCGTCATATTACGGTGGCTGTATAATGACTCAGTTCGCTATGCAACAAAATATGATGGATCTCACTGTAGAGTCACTCAACAAGGCGTTGTTTGACGGTGGTACGCTCGAAACGAGCGGAAGTGCAACGTATAATGATATCGGTCTTGACTGGGCAGATAAATCATCTCTCAATAAGCAGCGCCCCATGGAGCAAAATGATGGACTCATCTGGAGCGGAGAGCAAGAAGTAAGTGGCTTGCTGTGGGGTGGATGTATCGAGAGTATGGTCGCTCAGTGTTCGGCGGAGAAGTACCTGCCCAGTGCTGAAGATATGGCAGGGAAGATCCTTTTTCTGGAATCAGCCGAAAGTATTCCCCCTCATTGGATTGTGCGGTATTTGCTTGTCGGGTTAGGTGAAAGAGGATGGTTTAACCAGTTGAGTGGCGTAATGATCGGTCGGCCAAAGGCATGGGATTTCACTCAGCAAAATACAGTTGAACAAAAAGCAAACTATCGAAAAGATCAAAGAGAGACAGTCGTATCGGTTATTAGGGAATACAACGAGACAATTCCGATAGTTCAAAATGTTGACTTTGGACACACCGACCCTCAGATTATCTTGCCTATTGGGCGTAAGGCCACCCTTTCTCCAGAGAGAAAAATGATTTTATTGGACTATTCATAA
- a CDS encoding HpaII family restriction endonuclease: MIKSANTSTFELPEAVALMNDYHLEKVKANSSMKSDIEAIIKDELITQSKPIGFSIKSQVGGASTLLNASKRTNFIYKVHNFNGNFNEVNNMGGSRKMRDRLQVIVEAGGVLEFSHVESAVFNRNMRVIDSIMPNILASMLVDYYSGRGVTMTQLCTLSGAKGLHGLGVAEISYKVKSFLRAVALGMAPSRKWDTRLSTYGGYIIVRDDGMLLCYHLYNDDDFRDYLFNNTKLDTPSTSRHDFGYLYEDGGELFLKLNLQVRFC, from the coding sequence GTGATAAAATCAGCTAATACTAGCACTTTTGAATTGCCCGAAGCGGTCGCATTAATGAATGATTACCATCTAGAAAAGGTCAAAGCAAACTCTAGCATGAAATCAGATATCGAGGCGATTATCAAGGACGAGCTAATCACTCAAAGCAAGCCAATTGGCTTCTCTATAAAGTCACAGGTTGGCGGGGCGTCAACATTACTTAATGCAAGCAAGCGAACGAACTTCATTTATAAAGTCCATAACTTCAACGGTAATTTCAATGAAGTCAATAATATGGGCGGCTCACGAAAAATGCGAGATAGACTACAGGTGATCGTAGAGGCTGGCGGTGTTTTAGAGTTTTCGCACGTCGAAAGCGCAGTGTTTAATCGTAACATGCGTGTGATTGACAGCATCATGCCCAACATTCTTGCAAGCATGTTGGTTGATTATTATTCAGGACGGGGAGTAACGATGACGCAACTGTGCACGCTGAGTGGGGCGAAAGGCTTGCACGGTTTAGGCGTGGCAGAAATTAGTTACAAGGTGAAATCATTCTTGCGCGCAGTTGCGCTCGGCATGGCGCCAAGTCGTAAGTGGGATACTCGACTTTCTACATACGGCGGTTACATAATCGTACGCGATGACGGCATGTTGCTTTGCTATCATTTGTATAATGATGATGACTTTAGAGATTACCTGTTCAATAATACTAAACTTGACACGCCAAGCACTTCTCGGCATGATTTTGGGTATTTATACGAAGATGGCGGCGAGCTGTTCTTAAAACTTAATTTGCAGGTGAGGTTTTGTTAA
- a CDS encoding transporter substrate-binding domain-containing protein → MEILPGELSNENYAIAIKKNNVDLLGKVNRTITAMKQDGRYDNLISKHFGENKIKAADMNLQPTDDEYTFLKIFREDIENRPYVYDLEQDGIVRILTKSGQLVDAVSTHLLPEKPKEYLR, encoded by the coding sequence TTGGAAATATTGCCGGGCGAGCTTTCTAACGAAAATTACGCGATTGCTATAAAAAAGAATAATGTCGATCTTTTGGGCAAGGTTAACCGTACTATAACTGCCATGAAGCAAGATGGTCGTTATGACAACTTGATCAGTAAGCACTTTGGTGAGAACAAAATTAAAGCAGCAGATATGAACCTGCAACCGACAGATGACGAATACACTTTTCTAAAAATATTCCGTGAAGATATCGAGAACAGGCCTTATGTATACGACCTCGAGCAAGATGGCATAGTGCGTATTTTGACGAAAAGTGGACAACTGGTTGACGCCGTAAGTACACATTTATTACCAGAAAAACCCAAAGAGTATTTGAGGTGA